The Spartobacteria bacterium DNA window AAGCATGGTCGATGAGAATACTAATAATGGGTATGTCCCTTAAGTTCTGCCGGACAAACCGGGGCTCCGTCATATCGAGAACCGTCAAACCGACGTGCTTCGCGCACGCCGGTTTTCCCGTCCAAAAGATGCCGCCAGGTTTCTTCCAACGACGTCCCGATGGACGTCGTTAGTCCCGCACCGGTTACAAATACACGTTTATTAAAACTCATGCAGTTATTTGTCCTGCGAACTAATCAGCAACAGATAATGCATTTCCAATGGCGCGATTCAGATTTTGAATCCAGCCATTATAATTGCTGTGAATGGTGTTGTTTTTGCTGCAATATTTCAGATTTGTGCTGTCGGCATAGTTGATACTGTAAGCACTTTGAGAATAATTGATGGCGACCTTAGCTACATGATCGCGCAGTGCAAGTTCTGCATCAATTACGCCCGGTGCAGCAGGACGCATGGTCCATCCCAGTGACGACCCAGCCATCACAATGGCTTTTTCAACCTGAGTCATACTCAGACCATCGCCATAAGCACTACCAATCGGTGCATTTTCCACATTATGAATTTGAGCGGTCTTACATCCAGCGGCCATCAATACTGCAGTCATCAAAAAACAACCAAGCCAAACTCTTCTTCTCATTATTTATCTCCCTTTTTTTCACGTGATTCGATTCATTTTCATGAATCTTAGAAGCTAAGAATATTATTTTTAGGAAAGAACCTCGTCAAGTAATTCCCGTCATATTTCATACGGGGATTGTCAGGTAGAGTGGTGCCTGCTTTGAGTTAAAGGACAGCTGAACAGCCGTTCAGTTCAGGGGTGTACTGTCAGCATTCCATCCTCTAATCGATCGTCCGCATTCGTTTATCTTTCAACGTTTTTTCGCTCCACTTATGTAGATACTCGGCCATTGTACTCTCAATACTCGCACCGTGTGAAGTAAGCCACTTACCAGATTCCTCCGTTTTCTGGACATAACTACAGGTTTTGTACCATTTTTCCAAATTACCTGAGTCCAGTGAAGGATCAGCAACATCTGATTGTTTTTTGAGTGGTTTGAGTGAAAAACGAGTTTTCCACAGTCCCATATGTGGAGAGACAAGCACGTAATATACTCGATTAGCTTCTAAATCAGCCGTCATGAAATCAGCGTTCTCACAAACAACCAGAAAATCATGCTTCCCCGGAGGGCAGTAGTAAGCAACCATCTCTTTGTACTCCAAAATTGAGATCATTTTAAGCTCATTACCCGTAGCATCCAAAACTACAGTAGAGTAAGGATGACCCAGTTTTGAAGGACGCATAAAAAACGACTAAAGCGTCATCGGAATGTACAGTATATTCAGGATTAGGAACAGAAGTGCTATAGTGCCCGGTCGCGCATCATCCGGCAAATAACATCCCGACAATTAAACTCAAACAACAAACGATATTTACAAAATATTTCATAACTCCATCTCCAATTTCTGGTGCTTCCATTATCTATATTACAGCTACTAAGTACCTCGTTTTAACTATTCGATATCGAATAATAAAATGATTTATTTATACAGCATATGAAACGTGATGCTGATCTCAGAGGCAAATATCATCAAGCAATTTCATCCATATCTGTGCAAAACTGTTTCAAACAAACTGGATCATATTCACTTAAAGACAAAACTGTATTGACAATGCGACATTCTGAAATCTAGCATATCGTTTTCTAATAATTGGGTGGGTATTCATATTATTAACAGTTGAGGTATTGCCTGACGCACCACTATGTTCCGGCATAAAAACAAATTAACACATTGAGGAGATGTATTATGTGGAGTTTCTTGAGCCATTCGAAATTCAGCCATTGGCTAAAAATCTGTGTTGTAGTATGCACTGCAGCGCTAACAACCAGCTGTGTAACCAAAGCAATCCCTATTTCCAACGGCGCTTCACAACCGGCCAAAAAATCGTTCGGAGACTACAATTCATACGTTTTGGCCACTACAAAAATAAATCCTGCGTATCCTGCACAGTCAGCCATAGAATTATTCGATGAAAAATTATCTAATTCGCTGCGCTTAGTCTACCCAGATCTCATTGTGGAACGCAGTAGCGGGAATAACGGGGCTACAAATAACAGCTTGATTATTGAACCCTATATCATGCAAATCAAATTCATTGGGAAAGCCGCACGAGCCGGTGCTGGATGCCTCGCTGGCAGTAGCATCATAACCGTTAGAATGACGTACAAGGATGCCGAAACGGGGGAAATTCTTGCCGCGCCCGAGTTCCAAAAAATAGGAAGTACCCGATCATGGTCGTATGCAGAAGCGTATACCATGATTGATCAGACTGTACTGGACATTACCACGTATACGGTAGCAAACAATTAGCTGTACCCACCGTTATTGCTAAAAACACGCCCTTTTCAAAAGTTCCAATGATTGGAACTTTTTGAAAAATTTCTTCCAATGATTGGAACTTTCCAAATACGAATACAGGCCCTGTTAATGATATATAAGCATGCACCTTTTTGCGAAATTCATTTGTTTTCGACCTCCTAAATCTATAAAAGCGGCACTTATGCAATTACATTTTATATTTCCCCGATGGAAGAAGATTTTAGATGACTGTCCGGAGCTGCTGGAGACCCTTTCCGGGCAGCAGGTGGGCTCTTTTCGCATGGCAGGGCTCGGTATTCCCACAGCGGCAGCGGCGGTGCCAGTTTGCCATGACGTCAGTCTGACCGACGAACATATGGAACCCATCGATTATCAGGTGCAGGCAGATCTGATCTGCATCGGTTATTTTACGCCGCAGGCCACCAACGCCAACGCCATTGCTGATCGGTTTCGCTCCATGGGGCGTACGGTTGTTGCAGGCGGGATTCATCCTTCCATGATACCTGAAGATGCGTTGGAGCATTTCGATGCCGTGATGGTCGGGCCTGCGGAGGGCGTCTGGGAATCGTTGCTGGAAGATTTTCAGCGGGGGAGGTTGAAGCGGCTGTATCGTGGTGATCCGCAAGCCTGTTTTGCCCCGCCGCGCCGCGATTTGTTTGGCTCATCGGGGTATTTGCGTGCGGGTATTGTGCAAACAGCGCGAGGATGTGACAAGGGATGTCCTTTTTGTGTTATTCCGCAGTACATAGGCAAAAATATCGCCTTCAAACCAGTGGATGAGGTCATCGCTGATATTCAGCGGATGTCTTTTGCCTGTTTTTATTTTTCGGATGAAAATCTGCTGTTCAACGATGCTAAAAATCGCGCTTATCGCACGGAACTGTTGGAACGGATGAAAGCGGAGCGTATCCGTAAAATTTTCTTTTTAGCGGCGTATCCCTTTATGGTGAATTCTTTTAGTGAGGATGATATTCGACTGCTGGCTGAGGCGGGATGTCGGCAGGTGTATCTGGTACTGGGTTTAGCGGCACCGCTCTGCAAAGAAACCACAGACGAAAGACTGGTTCAGTCCATGCTGCGATTTCGGGATGCCGGTATCGAGACCATGGCCGCCTATACGTTGGGACACGAAGATGATCCGCCTGAAGGGATTGAACCATCTATTGCCCGTTTTACCGCCCGAGCCCACGTCAACTTAGGGGAGTTTACCATTTGGACACCCTATCCCGGGACACCGGATTTCAATAAATTAGCCAGTGAACAGCGTATATTAACAAGAGAATGGGCCCGTTATAACGGGGCGAATGTTGTTTTTCAGCCGCGTCACGAAACACCGGCACATTTGTACGACCGGTTTATACGTATGTGGCGTGAGTTTTATGAAAACATTGATACCTTCGGGATCAATCAACGCTATGCCAAAGCATTTAGTTCGGAGATATTTGACCATGAATAACCCGTTGCGTTCGCCTGAAAAGGTGTATGGACTGCATTTTTCACAAGATGAGATACGCGAGGCTGTGGAGAATAACCGCTTGCTCACCTTGGATTTAGAAACCAGTAGAATGTGCAATTTAAAATGTTTATACTGCTATTCCGAAGCGGGACAGAAACTGGAAAACGAGTTGACGCTCGATGAAATAAAAGATGTGGCCGATCAAGCCGTGGCACTGGGCGTGAAGGTCATTACGATCATTGGCGGCGGCGAACCGATGATCGTCCCTTACATATTAGATATGATTGATTATCTAAGCCAGCTGCCGGTGAAGATCAATCTATTCACCAATGCTACCCTGCTCACGCCGTTTAAGGCTCGGTTTCTAGCCGAACGTCATGTGTCGGTGGTGACTAAATTCAACAGTTTAAAAGCCGAAGTCCAGGATGAACTGGCCGGAGTTCCCGGGAGTTTTGAAAAAATTCAGGCGGGTATTCAATTTTTGCTTGATGCAGGGTATGCGTCATCGCCGGATCTGCCTCTGGGGGTGGAGACAGTGATTTGTAAACAGAATGTGAATGAAATCGAATCCATGTGGCGCTATGCACGAGATAGAGGGTACCATCCCTACTTCGAGGTGATTACTTTTCAGGGACGTGCCAAAAAGAACTTGCTCAATGTCGAATCGGATGTGCTGGAGGGACTGTTCAAGCGCTTGCTGCACATCGATGAAACGGAGTACGGATTTACATGGGTTGCCCGTCCGCCTATTGCAGGGTTAACTTGTGCGAGGCATTACTATAATCTACTTGTTACATCCCGCGGGTATGTACATCCCTGCACCGGCGTAGATATCAATGTGGGCAATGTCCGTCATGAATCACTGGCAGATATGTTGGCGACGTCACCGGTGATTGCCTCACTCCGTCATATCGATGAGCACATCAAGGGGAAGTGCGCGGACTGCATCCATCATCCTGAATGCTATGGATGTCGTGGTTTCGCCTATCATTTTTGCGGCGATTTTCTCGCGGCGGATCCCACCTGCTGGATCGATGCATCCAAGAAGGCCTGAAATTAGATATGGCCACCCATTCACCCACTGATTTTTATACGGGCGCCTATACGTTTTTAGAAACGCTGGCTCGCCTGCCATGGGGTATTCCGCGAGTTATTTCCTATATTTTTTGCGAAGTGGTATTCTGGGTCATGCCGCAGCCACGCCAGACCATTATGCGTAATCTCGCGGTGGTGTACCCTGAAGATTCGACGCTGAAGCGCCTGATGCTGGCAAATAAAACAATGAGGCATTATGCCTCCTATTATGCCGACCTGCTAAAGGTGACGCTTAGCGATCCGCTGCCGCCGCGCGAAGAATATTTTGATGAGCTTACCGGCTTTGAACATCTTACTGCGGCACTGAATTCAGACAACGGGGCGCTGATGGTCACCCCGCATCTGGGCAACTGGGAATTAGGCATGCTGGTAATGGAGGATTACAAACATCGCATGGCGGCCGTCACCGCCCCCATCAAATCACCGGTGATGCGTCAGAAAATGGAAGATTTTCGCGCCCGCAACGGCATCGATCTGGTCACGCTGGATCGTCCCGAAGAATATTTATTCATTTTGAAACGGCTACTGACCAAAAAAAAATTGGTCACGATGCTCGTAGACCGACACGTCGGCGGTCATGCCATGAGCGTATCCTTTTTCGGTAAAACAACGCAGCTGCCTTGTGGGTATCTGTATCTTGCGCGCATGTTTGAAGCCCCAGTTCTTCCCTGTTTTATTCTGAGAAACAGCCGCAATAAGTACAGCTGCATTGCTGAAAAACCCATACATGTCGAACGAACGGACGACAGAGATGCCGATATCCGCAGGGCGCTCGAACAGGTGGTGTCGGTGATGGAATCGTACATACGAGCGCATATCCATCAGTGGTATTGCTTCGCTCCCGGATGGGATAATGAGGAGCCATCGGCATGAAGATTAAACCTTTTTTATATTTCTTATTAGGGGCGTTGATGAGTCTGGTATCCTCATCCGTCGTCAATGCACAGTCTACACCACTATTGGATACCCTGTTTGCTCTGCGCGATCAGCAGCAGGCCTTGTCGTTACCTTTTGAACACCGGCTGCACTCTGTTTTATTCCAGAAGCCGCAGACGCGCTGTGGTGTTTTTTACTTTGACGGCGACGCGACCGTGATTATGCATTACACCACGCCGACGGACTATGTGTTTCTGATCCGCGACGGCAGCGTGTTTCATATGCAGTCCGGCGATAATAAACTCAAGCCCATGAACGTACGCAACCATCCCATGGTCGGAGGTATGGCGAAGGTATTGCGACTGGAACCCGCAGAAATTAAACGCATGTTTCAGGTCAGCGAGCGTTCGGACAACGAAACGGAAGAAATCCTTCTTGATTTAGAGCCTCGCCGGAAAGCACCTGTCAGCAGGATGATACTGCATGCCGATGCCGCTACAGGCGACCTGCATCAGTTGCGTCTTGACGAGGTTAACGGCGATAGTCAGGTGATTGTTTTTGACGTGCCACACAGTGATCCACCGGATACTGCGCTGTTTGATCCTGCCTACTGGATCCGATATTATTCAGGAGAAAAGAAATGACCCGTTCCCGCCGTCCCCGCATCCTATTTATTTTTCCCAAATGGCATGATCGCAGTCTATGGGGACATTTCCGCTACAAGTTTCCAGCCTTGGGACTATTGACCATTGCTGGTTTGACGCCGGATACCTTCGATATCGAATTCATTGATGAAAATTGTGATGCCATATCCTTTGATGCCGACGTAGATATTGTGGCACTTTCCGTCATGACCCCTTTGGCGCATCGCGCGTATGAAATCGCCGATGCCTTTCGCGCTAAAAACAAAAAAGTCGTTATGGGTGGCATTCATGTCAGTTGTATGCCGGATGAAGCACTGGATCACGCAGATGCTGTAATCATTGGCGAAGGAGAAGCGGCCTGGCTGGCTTTTCTGGATGATTATCAGAACGGTACCGTGAAATCACGTTATCGAACGGATGTCTATTCCGATTTACAGGCTATGCCGATGGCTCGTCGCGAGTTGTTGCACAAGGGACATTATATTACGACCAGCTCCATTCAGCTCACACGGGGATGTCCCCATAATTGTGAATATTGTTCTGTCACGGCCTTGTTCGGGCATAAATTCAGATCCCGCCCGCTGGATGAATTTGTCCGTGAATACCAGCAGTTGCCGGATCGATTTGTCTTCATTGTGGATGATAATATCATGTCCAATCATCGCGCCGGAATGGAGTTGTTTGCGCGGCTGAAGGGAACGCCTAAATGGTGGGGCAGTCAGGTTCCTATCACGATCGGGGATGACGAGGAGGCATTGAAAGCCATGGCCGCCTGCGGGTGCAAGTCGTTGTTTATCGGATTTGAATCCCTTAATCAGGACAATCTCAATCAGATGGGCAAAAAATTTGTCAGCATTGAAAAGAACATGGAACGCATTCGGCGGATTCAGGATCATGGAATCGGTATTCAGGGCTCATTCATTGTCGGCTGTGATTACGACACCCCTGCGGTGTTCGATGAGATGCATCGGTTTATTGATGCCGCTCGGCTGGAGGCTTTTTTAATTTCTGTCCTTACGCCGTTTCCCGGGATACGGCTGACGCAGCGTCTGGAAAAAGAAGGTCGCATTTTGAGTCGGGACTGGCGCAAATATGACATGAATACCGTCGTCTATAAGCCTATACATTTTACACCGGATGAATTGCAGGACGGCTATTACGAGCTCAATAAATCATTGTATTCTATGCGATCCATCGTGCATCGCAGTGTGAATTTTAAGAAGAATATGGCGATTTTTGTTCCCCAGAATATGGGTTTTCGTACGGCATGGAAAAAGGTGCTCAAGGTGCGACATGCCGGCTAAGTCTATTTATCTGAATAGTCTGTATTTTGATCAGGAGGCAGGGATTCCCTTGCGCGGACTGGATCGGGCACTGGTGTGTACAAAGACGGATTTAACATCGGCGCAGCGCATCTATGTAGCGACGATCCTTGGCGATATGGACGAGGAACAACGGGCGTTGTCCACTCAGCATGTTCCTATGACGCTTCAGCACGCGTTCTTGAATTCATTGCGAAACCGAACGGATGCACCGATTGTGCAGGTCAGCGCGGCATGTGTTTCCGGTGGTGCGGCACTGACTCTGGCGCGAGCACAGCTTGCCGCAGGTGCTAAGGCACCGATTGTGGTACTAGCCTATGAGCAATGTTCCGATTTTCTTACTGCAGGATTCGGTGCGTTGCACTGTTTGACGGATGATCCCGCACCCTATACTGCCGGTCGCGATGGATTCCGTTTGGCACCGGGATTTGCGATGGCTTTGCTTTCAACCATGCCAACGGATGACCAGTCGCTCCTGCTGGCGGCGTCCGTAAACACCAATGATGCCGCTCATCTCACAGGGCCGGACCGTGGAGGATGCGGTCTTTCGCAGGCGATACGGGCGGCATTGCACCAGGCGCAGATCACTGCGTCCGATATCGACGCCATTAAGCTTAACGGAGCCGGAACGACAAGCAGCGATACCGCAGAGGTCGCTGCGCTCACAGATGTTTTTGGCGACCATCTTTCCGACATTCCTTGCATGTGTTTCAAGCCATCTATCGGCCACACACAAGGCGCGTCGGGACTCATTGAAACCGTTTTGGCGGCTCAGGCCCTGCAGAAACAGCAGGTGCCCGCCGTGTCAGAGCGAATGGTCGCAGACGCTGCGTTCCCTTTGAATCTAAGTGCCGTCGACCGGGAATTCGATATGAAACGTATTCTTTTGGTGTTCAGCGGCATGGGCGGACAGAATGCGGCACTTATTCTGGAGAGACAGACATTATGAGTAAGCCGAACTATTTTGTCGCACATCCCTGCCTGGACGAACAGGGGAGGGGATCCGTTCCACTGACAAGCCCGCATATTCCATGGATTGCACCGGAGTTATCTGAGCTCGATCTTACTCGCTTACGTTATGTTCCTCCGCCCAGCGAATTGCTCCTCCATACACTTCATGGGATCATGCAGTTGCAGGGTGAAACGATCAACGCGATACCGCCACAGCGGCGTGGGCTGATCGTGCTCGGACACCATGCCTTCGATGGATTGCGCGCCGAATTCAGCCAGCCCCTGCGCGATGTTCCCATGGGACAAGTGAGCCCGCTGTTGTTTCCTCACACATCTGACATGTCGGCAGGTGCGATGGCCGCTATACTGTTTGATCTGCGAGGTCCCGTTCTTTCTATCAGCTCCACGGATGCCGGATTCCCTGTATTCAGCGAAATCAAGGCCCTTCTCTCCGCTGATGTATGTGATGCGGTATTGCTGGTTGCCGTTCAATACGTTCCCATGCCGCTCAAAGAATCGGCGGTCCTCAATCTTTTTGATCAAACAAAAATTCCTGTCGTCGATTGTGGCGTCAGCTGGTTATTTACCGGAGAGACCCCGCCACCGGTCACGGCCACATCCACCACCAGGGTTCGTCAAAAGGCGGGCCACACCGGAGCATGCGAAGCGCTGCTTCGATGTGTGATGAGGATTGAATAATATGAAAGATATTCTTCTCATCAGTCTCAATCGTGAGCAGTCACCTTTTCCGGTTTTTCCCATCGGTGTCTGGGTTTTGTGTTCTTATTTGATTCGATGTGGCTTTTCGGTAGATGTGGCGGACTTGAATTTAATCGATGGCTTGGACGCGCTGGAAGGCGAGTATCTTGCGCGAAAAGAATATGATTATGTGGGGCTTTCGGTGCGGAATATTGAAAATCTTTCATGGCCGGACTGTATCAGTTATATGCCTGAAATAATGGATTGCGTGGCCTGTGTGAAGCGATATGTCCCTACGGAACACATTGTGATGGGCGGTGCCGGCTATTCGATATTTGGTCAGACACTGCTGGATGTTTTTGGGTTGACGCATGGCATTGCCGGTGATGGAGAACGCGCAATGGCTCGATTTTGTGGCGCATCGGGACCTTTGCCTGAACCGGATTTCGCGTTTGCACGCCATACTCCTCACGAAGTACTGCAGACCTATTATGAACGGGCTGGGATGATTGGAGTACAAACACGGCGGGGCTGTCCGTTGTCATGCGATTACTGCACTTATCCGCACATTGAAGGGACGCGTTTTCGATTGCGCCCCATTGCCTCGGTGGTCGATGAATTGACGTATTTGGCTGAAACATGTGATATTCGCGTTTTTTATTTTGTGGATTGCCTCATTAATGAGCCACAAGGCTATACTATAGAATTACTGACTGCATTGGCTGCAATGAAGCCGTCTATACGCTGGTACGGGTTTGCCAGTCCCAAGCATATCACACCCAAATTTACCCAGCTGTGCGTACAGTCGGGGTGCGGCGGATTGGAAATTGGCGCTGAATCGGGCAGCGATACGATTCTAAAAGCGATGGGGAAGAATTTTACGGCGGCCGATGTATTGATGGCCTCACAGTCCTGTCAGGAACAGCACCTTAAATACTGTCATTATCTTATGCTCGGTGCGGCGGATGAAACGGAAGACACGGTGCATGAAAGCCTGTCGCTTATGCAGCAGTGCGAGGCTTCGACGGTTATTTTATCTGTCGGTATTCGGCTGTATCCTTCGACACCGCTCTTTGACAGGCGTCCACAGGATCGGATGGCCGCAACTCCGCTTCAGCCATATTTTTTGCAGCCCGATCATATTAGTTTGGACGAAATTATGAGACTGTGCCAGTTGCACGGACATAAAAAATGGATTTACCCCGGACTGAACACCGGGGCGGATAGTTCTCAAATGTTATTTTTACGTAAACGGGGAATAAAAGGCCCGTTGTGGGATTATTTATGATGAATGAATCACAAAAACATGCGTTGGTTACCGGAGGAACGCGGGGCATTGGGCGCGCCGTGGCTCAAAAACTGGCGGAAGAAGGCGTGCATGTAATGTGCTGGTACCGATCTGACGAGGCGCGTGCACGCGAAACACAGGCGCTTTCACCACTTATAAGCACTGCCAAAGTCG harbors:
- a CDS encoding radical SAM protein; this encodes MHLFAKFICFRPPKSIKAALMQLHFIFPRWKKILDDCPELLETLSGQQVGSFRMAGLGIPTAAAAVPVCHDVSLTDEHMEPIDYQVQADLICIGYFTPQATNANAIADRFRSMGRTVVAGGIHPSMIPEDALEHFDAVMVGPAEGVWESLLEDFQRGRLKRLYRGDPQACFAPPRRDLFGSSGYLRAGIVQTARGCDKGCPFCVIPQYIGKNIAFKPVDEVIADIQRMSFACFYFSDENLLFNDAKNRAYRTELLERMKAERIRKIFFLAAYPFMVNSFSEDDIRLLAEAGCRQVYLVLGLAAPLCKETTDERLVQSMLRFRDAGIETMAAYTLGHEDDPPEGIEPSIARFTARAHVNLGEFTIWTPYPGTPDFNKLASEQRILTREWARYNGANVVFQPRHETPAHLYDRFIRMWREFYENIDTFGINQRYAKAFSSEIFDHE
- a CDS encoding radical SAM protein; the encoded protein is MNNPLRSPEKVYGLHFSQDEIREAVENNRLLTLDLETSRMCNLKCLYCYSEAGQKLENELTLDEIKDVADQAVALGVKVITIIGGGEPMIVPYILDMIDYLSQLPVKINLFTNATLLTPFKARFLAERHVSVVTKFNSLKAEVQDELAGVPGSFEKIQAGIQFLLDAGYASSPDLPLGVETVICKQNVNEIESMWRYARDRGYHPYFEVITFQGRAKKNLLNVESDVLEGLFKRLLHIDETEYGFTWVARPPIAGLTCARHYYNLLVTSRGYVHPCTGVDINVGNVRHESLADMLATSPVIASLRHIDEHIKGKCADCIHHPECYGCRGFAYHFCGDFLAADPTCWIDASKKA
- a CDS encoding outer membrane lipoprotein carrier protein LolA; protein product: MKIKPFLYFLLGALMSLVSSSVVNAQSTPLLDTLFALRDQQQALSLPFEHRLHSVLFQKPQTRCGVFYFDGDATVIMHYTTPTDYVFLIRDGSVFHMQSGDNKLKPMNVRNHPMVGGMAKVLRLEPAEIKRMFQVSERSDNETEEILLDLEPRRKAPVSRMILHADAATGDLHQLRLDEVNGDSQVIVFDVPHSDPPDTALFDPAYWIRYYSGEKK
- a CDS encoding B12-binding domain-containing radical SAM protein, coding for MTRSRRPRILFIFPKWHDRSLWGHFRYKFPALGLLTIAGLTPDTFDIEFIDENCDAISFDADVDIVALSVMTPLAHRAYEIADAFRAKNKKVVMGGIHVSCMPDEALDHADAVIIGEGEAAWLAFLDDYQNGTVKSRYRTDVYSDLQAMPMARRELLHKGHYITTSSIQLTRGCPHNCEYCSVTALFGHKFRSRPLDEFVREYQQLPDRFVFIVDDNIMSNHRAGMELFARLKGTPKWWGSQVPITIGDDEEALKAMAACGCKSLFIGFESLNQDNLNQMGKKFVSIEKNMERIRRIQDHGIGIQGSFIVGCDYDTPAVFDEMHRFIDAARLEAFLISVLTPFPGIRLTQRLEKEGRILSRDWRKYDMNTVVYKPIHFTPDELQDGYYELNKSLYSMRSIVHRSVNFKKNMAIFVPQNMGFRTAWKKVLKVRHAG
- a CDS encoding radical SAM protein, which codes for MKDILLISLNREQSPFPVFPIGVWVLCSYLIRCGFSVDVADLNLIDGLDALEGEYLARKEYDYVGLSVRNIENLSWPDCISYMPEIMDCVACVKRYVPTEHIVMGGAGYSIFGQTLLDVFGLTHGIAGDGERAMARFCGASGPLPEPDFAFARHTPHEVLQTYYERAGMIGVQTRRGCPLSCDYCTYPHIEGTRFRLRPIASVVDELTYLAETCDIRVFYFVDCLINEPQGYTIELLTALAAMKPSIRWYGFASPKHITPKFTQLCVQSGCGGLEIGAESGSDTILKAMGKNFTAADVLMASQSCQEQHLKYCHYLMLGAADETEDTVHESLSLMQQCEASTVILSVGIRLYPSTPLFDRRPQDRMAATPLQPYFLQPDHISLDEIMRLCQLHGHKKWIYPGLNTGADSSQMLFLRKRGIKGPLWDYL